A stretch of Lepisosteus oculatus isolate fLepOcu1 chromosome 11, fLepOcu1.hap2, whole genome shotgun sequence DNA encodes these proteins:
- the LOC107077679 gene encoding uncharacterized protein isoform X2 — MFLALFLFAFSEYGSTEEATSPGRFNGKLGSSMVLYPSTPNKDFSEATWNKGSKRVGSFKNNVSQPSDLYTYRATIFMNGSLQLNYTQREDSGVYSVELHDKSGKIVHKANITLEIMAPVSQPVVKHTCLPHGEVIVTCWAEEGDRPSYTWALDGKALNESVAYLSDEDNIIILKQSVSGNLVCTARNGISENYTSHVISACSGFVTPLNCTINDTEIPAFMNTNKEDLDVLKDKRVLISLGGKETLSIICQIKTLYQDSKETLAYKFYDDEGHELVHTEMTVDRRKATPVSDDGVVYSQIRVSKETEQNTRTSKGDVVLVYATVKKKQKTSQVR; from the exons ATGTTCCTTGCATTGTTCCTGTTTGCTTTCTCAGAATATG GAAGTACAGAAGAGGCTACAAGTCCAGGAAGATTTAATGGAAAACTTGGTTCATCAATGGTATTATACCCTTCAACACCAAACAAAGATTTTTCTGAAGCAACCTGGAATAAAGGAAGTAAACGTGTGgggagttttaaaaataatgtctcTCAACCTTCAGATCTTTATACATACAGGGCTACAATTTTCATGAATGGATCCCTCCAACTCAACTACACACAAAGAGAAGACTCTGGAGTTTACTCTGTGGAATTACATGACAAAAGTGGAAAAATAGTTCACAAAGCTAACATCACATTGGAAATAATGG CCCCTGTCTCACAGCCTGTGGTAAAACACACTTGTCTTCCTCATGGGGAGGTGATAGTTACCTGTTGGGCAGAGGAGGGTGATCGTCCTTCATATACCTGGGCTTTAGATGGAAAGGCTTTGAATGAAAGTGTGGCATACCTCAGTGATGAAGACAACATTATCATACTGAAGCAATCAGTCTCTGGAAATCTTGTCTGTACTGCTAGAAATGGAATAAGTGAGAATTATACTAGTCATGTGATTTCTGCGTGTTCAG GTTTTGTAACGCCTTTAAACTGCACCATAAATGATACAGAAATTCCAGCATTCATGAACACAAATAAAGAAGACCTAGATGTCTTGAAAGATAAAAGAGTGCTTATCAGTTTAGGAGGGAAAGAAACTTTAAGTATCATATGCCAAATCAAAACTCTTTATCAAGATTCCAAGGAAACCTTAGCATATAAGTTTTATG ATGATGAAGGCCATGAGCTGGTTCATACTGAGATGACAGTGGACAGAAGAAAAGCGACACCTGTTTCTGATGATGGTGTGGTTTACAGCCAAATAAGAGTGTCAAAAGAGACTGAACAGAATACACGCACAAGTAAAGGGGATGTGGTTTTGGTGTAtgctacagttaaaaaaaaacaaaaaacatcacaAGTCAGATAA
- the LOC107077679 gene encoding uncharacterized protein isoform X1: MFLALFLFAFSEYGSTEEATSPGRFNGKLGSSMVLYPSTPNKDFSEATWNKGSKRVGSFKNNVSQPSDLYTYRATIFMNGSLQLNYTQREDSGVYSVELHDKSGKIVHKANITLEIMAPVSQPVVKHTCLPHGEVIVTCWAEEGDRPSYTWALDGKALNESVAYLSDEDNIIILKQSVSGNLVCTARNGISENYTSHVISACSGFVTPLNCTINDTEIPAFMNTNKEDLDVLKDKRVLISLGGKETLSIICQIKTLYQDSKETLAYKFYAHLALGEVIVIFVMFVVIFCLLHQKTKNDGKQNDEGHELVHTEMTVDRRKATPVSDDGVVYSQIRVSKETEQNTRTSKGDVVLVYATVKKKQKTSQVR, encoded by the exons ATGTTCCTTGCATTGTTCCTGTTTGCTTTCTCAGAATATG GAAGTACAGAAGAGGCTACAAGTCCAGGAAGATTTAATGGAAAACTTGGTTCATCAATGGTATTATACCCTTCAACACCAAACAAAGATTTTTCTGAAGCAACCTGGAATAAAGGAAGTAAACGTGTGgggagttttaaaaataatgtctcTCAACCTTCAGATCTTTATACATACAGGGCTACAATTTTCATGAATGGATCCCTCCAACTCAACTACACACAAAGAGAAGACTCTGGAGTTTACTCTGTGGAATTACATGACAAAAGTGGAAAAATAGTTCACAAAGCTAACATCACATTGGAAATAATGG CCCCTGTCTCACAGCCTGTGGTAAAACACACTTGTCTTCCTCATGGGGAGGTGATAGTTACCTGTTGGGCAGAGGAGGGTGATCGTCCTTCATATACCTGGGCTTTAGATGGAAAGGCTTTGAATGAAAGTGTGGCATACCTCAGTGATGAAGACAACATTATCATACTGAAGCAATCAGTCTCTGGAAATCTTGTCTGTACTGCTAGAAATGGAATAAGTGAGAATTATACTAGTCATGTGATTTCTGCGTGTTCAG GTTTTGTAACGCCTTTAAACTGCACCATAAATGATACAGAAATTCCAGCATTCATGAACACAAATAAAGAAGACCTAGATGTCTTGAAAGATAAAAGAGTGCTTATCAGTTTAGGAGGGAAAGAAACTTTAAGTATCATATGCCAAATCAAAACTCTTTATCAAGATTCCAAGGAAACCTTAGCATATAAGTTTTATG CTCATCTGGCATTGGGAGAGGTCATTGTCATCTTTGTTATGTTTGTGGTGATTTTCTGCCTGCTGCACCAGAAAACCAAAAATGATGGGAAACAGA ATGATGAAGGCCATGAGCTGGTTCATACTGAGATGACAGTGGACAGAAGAAAAGCGACACCTGTTTCTGATGATGGTGTGGTTTACAGCCAAATAAGAGTGTCAAAAGAGACTGAACAGAATACACGCACAAGTAAAGGGGATGTGGTTTTGGTGTAtgctacagttaaaaaaaaacaaaaaacatcacaAGTCAGATAA
- the LOC107077682 gene encoding uncharacterized protein — translation MHPFRKLFLGLFLSIYFTEYVVSKRTGRVDGLLGSVVLLSPEQTFENISDAIWKKGDFLVGRLKNGSAHNIILYINRTEIFPDGTLKLNCTVKEDSGVYSLEMYNQDGKNLLKVNIMLNILAPVSQPLVKHTCLPHGEVRVTCWAEEGDHPSYTWALDGKALNESVAYLSDEDHTVILKQSVSGNLVCTVRNGISENYTSHVISACSGYVTSLNCTLKNDTEIPAFINTTKEDLDVLKGRGVLISLGGEETLSIICQIKTLNQDSIETSTYIFCAFLGFGEAFIIFVLSVVVFCLLHQKNKKEGKQSDGGHELVYAEISVDTITKHRRKMAPVSDEGVIYSQIRVSEETEHNARKGDVALLYAAVNKNRNPLQVR, via the exons ATGCATCCCTTCAGGAAATTGTTTTTGGGATTGTTCCTGTCCATTTATTTCACAGAATACG TTGTTTCTAAAAGAACCGGAAGAGTAGATGGATTGCTTggatctgtggtccttttaagtCCTGAGCAAAcctttgaaaacatttctgatgCTATTTGGAAAAAGGGCGATTTCCTAGTAGGGAGATTAAAAAATGGCAGTGCTCACAAcataatactatatataaacAGAACTGAGATTTTCCCTGATGGAACACTCAAACTCAACTGCACAGTAAAAGAAGACTCTGGAGTTTATTCCTTGGAAATGTATAACCAAGATGGAAAGAATCTTTTAAAAGTTAACATCATGTTGAATATATTAG CCCCTGTCTCCCAGCCTCTGGTAAAACACACTTGTCTTCCTCATGGGGAGGTGAGAGTTACCTGTTGGGCAGAGGAGGGTGATCATCCTTCATATACCTGGGCTTTAGATGGAAAGGCTTTGAATGAAAGTGTGGCGTACCTCAGTGATGAAGACCACACTGTCATACTGAAGCAATCGGTCTCTGGAAATCTTGTCTGTACTGTTAGAAATGGAATAAGTGAGAATTACACTAGCCATGTGATTTCTGCATGCTCAG GTTATGTAACATCTTTAAATTGCACTCTAAAAAATGATACAGAAATTCCAGCATTCATCAACACAACTAAAGAAGACCTTGATGTCTTGAAAGGTAGAGGAGTGCTTATCAGTTTAGGAGGTGAAGAAACTTTAAGTATCATATGCCAAATCAAAACTCTCAATCAAGATTCCATTGAAACTTCAACATAtattttttgtg CTTTTCTGGGATTTGGAGAAGCCTTTATAATCTTTGTTCTGTCTGTGGTGGTTTTCTGCCTGCTgcaccagaaaaataaaaaggaagggAAACAGA GTGATGGAGGCCATGAACTGGTTTATGCTGAGATATCAGTAGACACTATTacaaaacacaggagaaaaatgGCACCTGTCTCTGATGAAGGTGTGATTTACAGCCAAATTAGAGTGTCAGAAGAGACTGAACACAACGCACGTAAAGGGGATGTGGCTTTGTTGTATGCTGCAGTTAACAAAAATCGAAACCCATTACAAGTCAGATAA